In Zygosaccharomyces rouxii strain CBS732 chromosome D complete sequence, one DNA window encodes the following:
- the GPI16 gene encoding GPI-anchor transamidase subunit GPI16 (similar to uniprot|P38875 Saccharomyces cerevisiae YHR188C GPI16 Transmembrane protein subunit of the glycosylphosphatidylinositol transamidase complex that adds GPIs to newly synthesized proteins human PIG-Tp homolog) → MRLIGMVQLIGIASWIGLFSRVIRAVEAEGTSLGFEIDQDIDLQGDCNESLGNYKHNCKSGFLSNEGGSETEIEVTETVIEDAPQPTINLRTREDDSIAVKDQIWYPYSEHLSIKPLPKNYLLASFDFDTQSNEFVPGKPSTDFDDYSHYTVFPKAFKPILDQTSTRQLHLRFTRGFWDAESWGRLPHDGFKSGGSGVEIWAILEADSKDSAFRQWKTLVNSLSGLFCASMNFIDGSKTTFPVESFHPVDDTTLPLFDQNKQLYLVRAALANEPICTENLTPLVKLFPTKGKSGITTLLDGHKVFDSSWHSLSVDISTDCDDQTERCSHSLQALVDMVINVPNTLARSENPIPKPLPGDKLRCDLDKPHDAFHCFQLPYETEGSYGLSQLFGKYIQGSSLMSQEPSQVCVDIADSWNTFIQVNGSLFATTDNCFELKDFQQQDIYFESNNTNEVVDVEPVPVYVSRSLTGYGQDRGGLRTVFVNPQDEPVTLIYFESLPWFMRIYLSTMHLEDNPQSPVNISLDDILQSTYYMPAADRVRPTHLEYKITIPANTTLAVSYQFDKSLLQYAEYPPDANHGFEIESAVITVIEPTTYQLRTATLLLLLSTPDFSMPYNVIILTSTVMGLIFGTLFNLLVKKMLPVEEADKIQEGNGLRNKIQLFKSRIMAKFNLKRREVKTDLKE, encoded by the coding sequence ATGAGGTTGATTGGGATGGTTCAGCTGATTGGAATTGCAAGTTGGATAGGCTTGTTTAGCCGTGTAATACGTGCTGTTGAAGCAGAAGGCACTTCATtaggatttgaaattgatcaagataTTGACCTCCAAGGGGATTGCAATGAATCCTTGGGTAATTACAAGCATAACTGCAAGTCAGGATTTCTATCTAATGAAGGAGGAAGTGAGACTGAAATTGAAGTCACTGAGACTGTTATTGAAGATGCACCTCAGCCTACTATTAATCTAAGGACTAGAGAAGATGATTCCATTGCCGTTAAAGATCAGATATGGTACCCGTATAGCGAGCATCTTTCTATTAAGCCCTTGCCCAAAAATTACTTGTTGGCCTCATTCGATTTTGACACGCAATCTAATGAGTTCGTTCCTGGTAAACCTTCGACAGATTTTGATGACTACAGCCATTATACAGTTTTCCCTAAGGCATTTAAGCCCATATTGGATCAAACTTCTACTAGACAGCTGCACCTAAGATTCACCAGAGGATTTTGGGATGCTGAATCGTGGGGGCGGCTACCCCACGATGGGTTCAAATCTGGTGGTTCCGGTGTAGAGATATGGGCTATCCTGGAGGCAGATTCTAAGGATAGTGCATTTAGGCAGTGGAAAACTTTGGTCAATTCATTGAGCGGCTTGTTCTGTGCCTCAATGAATTTTATCGATGGATCTAAGACCACTTTCCCTGTTGAATCTTTCCATCCAGTGGATGATACTACTTTACCActctttgatcaaaataAGCAATTATATTTGGTGCGTGCTGCATTGGCAAATGAACCCATCTGTACCGAGAATTTGACACCACTTGTGAAACTATTCCCAACAAAGGGCAAATCTGGTATTACGACTCTTTTGGATGGCCACAAAGTGTTTGATTCATCCTGGCACAGTTTATCTGTCGATATTTCTACAGACTGTGATGACCAGACTGAACGTTGCAGTCACTCTTTGCAAGCTCTTGTTGATATGGTGATCAATGTGCCCAACACTTTAGCTAGGAGTGaaaatccaattccaaaacCTTTGCCAGGCGATAAGTTACGTTGTGATTTGGATAAACCTCATGATGCATTCCACTGTTTCCAATTGCCTTATGAGACTGAAGGTTCCTACGGTCTATCACAGTTATTTGGTAAATATATTCAAGGTTCTAGCCTGATGTCTCAAGAACCATCACAAGTCTGTGTGGATATCGCTGATAGTTGGAATACATTCATCCAAGTTAATGGTAGTTTGTTTGCCACTACAGATAACTGCTTTGAATTGAAGGACTTCCAACAACAGGACATATATTTTGAATCCAACAATACCAACGAAGTAGTTGATGTGGAACCAGTACCCGTGTATGTGAGTCGATCTTTAACTGGCTACGGTCAAGATCGTGGTGGTTTACGTACCGTTTTTGTGAACCCCCAAGATGAACCAGTGACTTTGATATACTTTGAATCATTGCCCTGGTTCATGAGAATTTATCTTTCTACAATGCATCTGGAAGACAATCCACAAAGCCCTGTTAACATTTCGCTGGACGATATTTTGCAATCCACGTATTACATGCCAGCCGCCGATAGGGTTAGGCCCACCCACTTGGAATACAAAATTACCATTCCTGCAAACACCACTTTAGCGGTCTCTTACCAATTTGACAAATCTCTATTGCAATATGCAGAGTACCCGCCAGATGCCAACCATGGTTTTGAAATCGAATCTGCTGTAATTACAGTTATTGAACCTACCACATACCAATTGAGAACAGCTACGCTGTTGCTACTGTTGTCTACACCTGATTTCAGTATGCCCTACAATGTCATCATATTAACATCTACTGTAATGGGGTTAATCTTTGGTACGTTGTTCAATTTactggtgaagaagatgttaCCAGTTGAAGAAGCCGACAAGATTCAAGAGGGTAATGGCCTGAGGAACAAAATCCAGCTATTCAAGAGTAGAATTATGGCCAAATTTAACTTAAAACGCCGGGAGGTTAAaacagatttgaaagagtAA
- the IKI1 gene encoding Elongator subunit IKI1 (similar to uniprot|P38874 Saccharomyces cerevisiae YHR187W IKI1 Subunit of the Elp4p-Iki1p-Elp6p-subcomplex of RNA polymerase II elongator complex which is a histone acetyltransferase iki1 mutations confer resistance to the K. lactis toxin zymocin) gives MSGSNSNATILLKRVLSLNEFSPLLLCIDSIAQTASYLLDEILYNASKNGQVSVIYVSFESVNCPSYATKFIDVESVGLAKLSQTISSYLPSSSPTSSGPKSVVVVDSMNHIPKNQVAQFMASIGSKHATVLGVYHKDMPEIADPSLEHYPPTLSLLYFMATTVLEVNPILNKELDEEELKEELVKYLVPRGLNNSRFQLTLTNRRKSGRSLVHDFYVDTNTHSYEVVKETQEADNDDGENPEALQDLTTFNLSTSAKQRMAKDQVALPFLEAQSFNTGGAIVYQFEKDDDFDEEDPYEDPF, from the coding sequence ATGAGTGGGTCTAATTCGAATGCTACGATTTTGCTAAAAAGGGTCTTGAGCTTGAACGAATTCTCCCCGTTGCTTTTGTGTATAGATAGCATTGCACAGACCGCTAGCTATCTTTTGGATGAAATCCTTTACAACGCTAGTAAAAATGGTCAAGTATCTGTGATTTATGTTTCATTTGAAAGTGTGAACTGTCCCTCATATGCTACCAAATTTATCGATGTGGAATCCGTTGGTTTAGCAAAATTATCACAAACTATAAGTTCGTACCTGCCCTCCTCATCACCTACAAGTTCAGGTCCAAAGAGTGTCGTTGTAGTGGATTCTATGAACCATATCCCTAAGAATCAAGTAGCTCAATTTATGGCATCCATTGGTTCTAAGCATGCAACAGTTTTAGGAGTTTACCATAAAGATATGCCAGAAATTGCAGATCCTTCGTTAGAACACTACCCACCAACTCTATCGTTACTTTATTTCATGGCAACCACTGTGTTAGAGGTAAATCCAATATTAAACAAGGAATTAGACGAAGAAGAGTTGAAAGAGGAGTTGGTTAAATATTTGGTACCGCGCGGCTTAAACAACAGTAGGTTCCAGTTAACTCTGACCAATAGAAGGAAAAGTGGTAGATCTCTAGTGCATGATTTTTATGTGGATACTAACACGCATAGCTACGAGGTTGTTAAGGAGACTCAAGAGGCTGATAACGATGACGGTGAAAATCCAGAGGCATTGCAAGATTTGACCACTTTCAACCTTTCCACATCAGCTAAGCAAAGGATGGCTAAGGACCAAGTGGCATTGCCTTTCTTAGAAGCACAATCTTTTAATACTGGTGGTGCTATTGTataccaatttgaaaaagatgacgattttgacgaagaagatCCATACGAGGATCCATTTTAA
- the KOG1 gene encoding ubiquitin-binding TORC1 subunit KOG1 (similar to gnl|GLV|CAGL0M13409g Candida glabrata CAGL0M13409g and some similarites with YHR186C uniprot|P38873 Saccharomyces cerevisiae YHR186C KOG1 Subunit of TORC1 a rapamycin-sensitive complex involved in growth control that contains Tor1p or Tor2p Lst8p and Tco89p contains four HEAT repeats and seven WD-40 repeats may act as a scaffold protein to couple TOR and its effectors), with protein MPVTYGPQPLRPINVDTRHGFGEQYHSEQFLQSLANDFIFYFDDKRHKTNGNPTPEEEKEEDAQHYYQPIQDWKIMKDRQKTVSAALLLCLNLGVDPPDVIKTQPCARVESWVDPLNFQDSKKAIEQIGKNLQTQYETLSLRTRYKQSLDPCVGDVKRFCNSLRRTSKDDRILFHYNGHGVPQPTPSGEIWVFNRGYTQYIPVSLYDLQTWLGAPCIFVYDCNNAGNIVNNFKKFVQKRIREEQEGIQNTSAPSPSFTNAECFQLASCRSDELLLMSPELPADLFTCCLTCPIEISVRVFLMQTPLKESKYKILFENPITSEFDDDKNSYKSRIPNVNIPGVLSDRRTPLGELNWIFTAITDTIAWTSLPRPLFKKLFRHDLMVAALFRNFLLAKRIMPWYNCHPISDPELTDSIASHPMWQAWDLALDEVLSKLVEDLKNAPPSTDLESQLILQQQESLQSQTPQRNEIKSDTIQAHSRFAVGNLSTMSLANHPAAQSATRKSAASLVQVPQQQQQKQFTGFFEQNLTAFELWLKYASNTRHPPEQLPIVLQVLLSQVHRIRALVLLSRFLDLGPWAVYLSLSIGIFPYVLKLLQSPAPELKPILVFIWSRIMSIDYKNTQAELIKEKGFMYFVSVLVPDWGVLPSPASSSSIAPGSQFSMAASPSLNGSRGQFYPSQGGAYLATHYHSNDTTDEQKAMAVFVLSSFVRDFPLGQRYCFSLDLVDKLSFYLENSEIPLLRQWCAILIGQLCSHNSLYRHICMNAGIINTLLGSLKDPVPEVRTAVLLALKNFISDVDDVDQMFRMQQEMEQQYHQLHAQLQQLRGGSHQQQAHHIEQQQIKLEQQIQHCQIMQLQMQNIEPRKLKRQEVTNLVAVLGLINDGSPLVRKEVIIFLSQVVYRYINFFIVVAFNELIEEIIQMEGKDSDAQNFSDKYSVSHGSVFSTVWEALLILAEDPYSENRSLAGQVVDYILLELSTHKDLSDAFSKIEHYLAKRSVGQNGRSMVSNPQVQLLKKPNLPFSSDKNGKNESTERKKDGSSIRKKGASLSKFFQNLSLGTSRSGSENDLRGMVNDHDSKPAGLSFLSVPHGMAPQATIPRPRKFDGALKLPLESTFLDYSREYFQEPQMRRHETDEPGSVEYSARVWRRNRNESIIQETQAEKKLALYGDWSNRVVTLDNKTQPKLLRFAQFENHLVSVDERDEVTVFDWDSKRTLSRFSNGNPFGTKVTDLKFLNEDDAALLLAGSSDGIVKIYKNIHSNDDLELISAWRGLTDMLLTPRSSGLLTEWQQIRGSLLTTGDVKIIRAWDAHTETVEVDIPAKTSSLITSITSDQLAGNLVVAGFADGSLRVYDRRVDPRDSMVRLWGPGAGSRRTWINNVHMQRGGCRELVSGATNGVVELWDIRMNEPVGMFTDENVQQQNGQRRTTTMTTTQVHEHAPIIATGTKQVKIWTTSGDLLSSFKNQHNTGGVAGTLAVTGIRSTLSSSSAFLSSMAFHPHRMMLAAANSHDTGISIYKCEDRNSEFY; from the coding sequence ATGCCGGTTACCTATGGACCTCAGCCATTGAGGCCTATAAATGTGGATACTAGACATGGATTTGGTGAACAGTACCACAGTGAACAGTTTTTACAGTCATTAGCCAACGATTTcatattttattttgatgatAAGAGACATAAGACTAACGGTAATCCGACTCCTGAGGAGGAAAAGGAGGAGGATGCACAGCATTACTACCAGCCTATACAGGATTGGAAGATTATGAAAGATAGACAAAAAACCGTTAGTGCAGCTTTATTGTTGTGTCTGAATTTGGGAGTAGATCCACCGGATGTTATCAAAACGCAGCCATGTGCAAGGGTAGAGTCATGGGTAGATCCATTGAATTTCCAGGACTCTAAGAAGGCAATTGAGcaaattggtaaaaatttgCAGACCCAATATGAGACTTTATCGCTACGAACTCGATACAAGCAAAGTTTAGATCCATGTGTTGGAGACGTGAAGAGGTTTTGCAATTCGTTGAGAAGAACCTCCAAGGATGATCGGATATTGTTCCACTACAATGGACATGGAGTTCCACAACCAACACCGTCAGGTGAAATATGGGTTTTTAACAGAGGTTATACGCAATATATCCCCGTGTCTCTATATGATTTACAAACTTGGTTGGGGGCACCATGCATATTTGTTTATGATTGTAACAATGCTGGAAACATTGTAAACAATTTTAAgaaatttgttcaaaagagaaTCAGAGAAGAGCAAGAAGGTATCCAAAATACATCAGCACCGTCGCCATCATTTACCAATGCAGAGTGTTTTCAGCTTGCATCGTGCAGATCTGACGAATTGTTACTCATGTCACCTGAACTACCGGCAGATCTATTCACATGTTGTTTGACATGTCCCATTGAAATTAGTGTGAGAGTGTTTCTAATGCAAACACCGTTAAAAGAATCTAAGTATAAGATTCTATTTGAAAATCCAATTACAAGTGAATTTGACGACGATAAAAACTCTTATAAATCTAGGATTCCCAATGTTAACATTCCAGGTGTTTTGTCCGATAGAAGAACACCGTTAGGTGAATTAAATTGGATCTTTACAGCGATTACCGATACTATAGCTTGGACTTCCTTACCTCGTCCACtgttcaagaaattattcAGACATGACCTTATGGTAGCAGCATTGTTCCGTAATTTCTTGTTAGCTAAAAGAATTATGCCGTGGTACAATTGCCACCCTATTTCAGATCCAGAATTAACGGATAGCATAGCTAGCCATCCAATGTGGCAAGCGTGGGATTTAGCCTTAGATGAGGTGTTGAGCAAACTGGTGGAAGATTTAAAAAATGCGCCGCCTTCTACTGACTTGGAGAGTCAATTAAttttacaacaacaagagtCTTTACAAAGCCAAACACCGCAAAGAAATGAGATTAAATCAGATACCATCCAAGCACATTCGAGGTTTGCAGTCGGGAATTTGAGTACCATGTCATTGGCTAATCATCCAGCGGCACAATCAGCAACCAGGAAATCAGCGGCAAGTTTGGTGCAAGTGCcacagcaacagcaacaaaAACAATTCACCGGTTTCTTTGAACAAAACCTGACTGCCTTCGAACTATGGTTGAAATATGCATCCAATACAAGACATCCACCGGAGCAACTACCGATTGTATTGCAAGTGTTATTGTCCCAAGTTCATCGGATACGTGCATTGGTACTCCTCTCCCGATTCCTCGATTTGGGACCATGGGCGGTCTATTTATCGCTGTCTATAGGGATTTTTCCCTACGTTCTGAAACTTCTGCAAAGTCCCGCACCTGAATTGAAGCCCATTTTGGTTTTCATTTGGTCGAGGATCATGTCGATTGATTATAAGAACACACAGGCTGAGCTTATTAAGGAAAAAGGGTTCATGTACTTCGTGTCAGTATTAGTACCCGATTGGGGCGTGCTTCCATCACCAGCAAGTAGTTCTTCCATTGCGCCAGGCTCACAATTTTCCATGGCTGCTAGTCCTAGCTTAAATGGTTCTAGAGGTCAATTTTATCCTTCCCAGGGGGGCGCTTACCTAGCTACTCATTATCACTCTAATGATACAACTGATGAGCAGAAGGCAATGGCGGTTTTTGTCCTTTCTTCGTTCGTGAGAGATTTCCCACTGGGTCAGAGGTATTGTTTCAGCTTAGACTTGGTGGACAAATTAAGCTTCtacttggaaaattctGAAATTCCCCTGCTACGACAATGGTGTGCAATTTTAATTGGCCAACTTTGCAGTCACAATTCGCTTTACAGGCATATATGTATGAATGCGGGCATCATAAACACATTGCTGGgatctttgaaagatccTGTTCCCGAAGTGAGAACCGCTGTGCTATTggctttgaagaatttcatTTCTGATGTCGATGATGTTGACCAGATGTTCAGAATGCAGCAAGAAATGGAACAACAATATCACCAACTTCATGCACAGCTGCAACAATTGCGGGGCGGTTCACATCAGCAGCAGGCACATCATATTGAACAACAGCAGATTAAATTGGAGCAACAGATTCAGCATTGTCAAATCATGCAATTGCAGATGCAAAATATTGAACcaaggaaattgaaaagacaGGAGGTCACCAACCTTGTAGCAGTTTTAGGGTTAATAAATGATGGATCGCCATTGGTAAGAAAGGAAGTGatcatttttttatcaCAAGTTGTTTACCGTTacattaatttcttcatcgtcgTGGCATTTAATGAATTGATCGAAGAGATTATTCAAATGGAAGGCAAAGATTCTGATGCTCAGAACTTTTCTGATAAATACTCGGTTAGTCATGGATCTGTTTTTAGTACTGTTTGGGAAGCGCTACTGATTCTGGCTGAGGATCCTTATTCTGAAAACCGCTCTTTGGCCGGACAAGTTGTTGATTATATTTTGCTAGAGCTAAGTACCCACAAGGACCTAAGTGATGCATTCTCAAAGATTGAGCACTATTTGGCTAAAAGAAGCGTGGGCCAAAATGGTAGGTCAATGGTAAGTAACCCTCAAGTTcagcttttgaaaaagcCAAATTTACCATTCTCTTCAGATAAGAATGGAAAGAATGAAAGTActgaaagaaagaaggatGGTAGCAGCATACGTAAGAAAGGTGCATCTTTAAGCAAGTTCTTCCAGAACCTTAGTTTGGGAACTTCGAGAAGTGGATCTGAAAATGACTTGCGTGGAATGGTGAATGATCATGATTCGAAACCTGCCGGATTATCTTTCTTGAGTGTGCCACATGGTATGGCGCCTCAAGCAACGATCCCAAGACCTCGGAAGTTTGATGGAGCATTGAAACTGCCATTGGAAAGCACTTTCTTGGACTATTCTCGTGAATATTTTCAAGAACCACAGATGAGAAGACATGAAACTGATGAGCCAGGAAGTGTTGAATATAGTGCTAGAGTATGGCGCAGAAACAGAAATGAGAGTATTATTCAAGAGACTCaagctgaaaagaaattggcGCTTTACGGCGATTGGTCTAATCGTGTGGTCACCTTGGATAATAAGACGCAACCGAAATTGTTGAGGTTTGcacaatttgaaaatcaCTTGGTTAGCGTAGATGAAAGAGACGAAGTGACAGTTTTCGATTGGGATTCCAAGAGAACGTTATCAAGATTTTCCAATGGCAATCCATTTGGTACTAAAGTTACGGatctaaaatttttaaatgaagatgatgctGCCCTACTGTTGGCTGGTTCATCCGATGGTATCGTGAAGATCTATAAGAATATTCATTCTAATGATGATCTCGAGCTTATTTCTGCATGGAGAGGTTTGACTGATATGTTGTTGACTCCTCGTTCTAGCGGACTATTAACTGAATGGCAACAGATTAGAGGTTCCCTTTTAACTACTGGTGATGTAAAAATCATTCGTGCATGGGATGCCCATACGGAAACGGTTGAAGTGGATATACCTGCGAAGACTTCATCCTTAATTACATCTATTACATCGGACCAATTGGCAGGTAATCTTGTTGTTGCCGGTTTTGCCGATGGGTCCCTCAGAGTATACGATAGACGTGTCGACCCAAGAGATTCTATGGTTAGACTCTGGGGACCAGGTGCAGGTTCCAGACGTACATGGATCAATAACGTTCACATGCAAAGAGGTGGTTGCAGAGAATTGGTTAGTGGTGCTACTAATGGTGTTGTAGAGTTATGGGATATACGAATGAATGAGCCTGTAGGTATGTTCACTGATGAAAACGTTCAACAACAGAATGGACAAAGAAGAACTACTACCATGACTACCACTCAAGTACATGAACATGCTCCAATTATTGCTACAGGAACGAAACAGGTCAAAATTTGGACTACATCTGGTGATCTTTTGTCCAGTTTCAAAAACCAACACAACACTGGTGGTGTGGCAGGTACTCTAGCTGTCACAGGTATCAGATCCACATTATCGTCTTCAAGCGCATTTTTGTCATCGATGGCATTCCATCCTCATAGAATGATGTTGGCTGCTGCCAATTCTCATGATACTGGCATCAGTATCTATAAATGTGAGGACAGGAACTCTGAGTTTTACTAA